A region from the Mycolicibacterium phlei genome encodes:
- the arsC gene encoding arsenate reductase (glutaredoxin) (This arsenate reductase requires both glutathione and glutaredoxin to convert arsenate to arsenite, after which the efflux transporter formed by ArsA and ArsB can extrude the arsenite from the cell, providing resistance.), protein MTADGYTIYHNPKCSTSRKTLELLRENGIEPTVVQYLKTPPTRAELKKMIADAGIDVRTAVRKKESLYKELGLDSASDDELLDAMAANPILIERPFVVGPKGTRLARPIDAVHEIL, encoded by the coding sequence ATGACTGCGGACGGCTACACGATCTACCACAACCCGAAGTGCTCGACGTCGCGCAAGACGCTGGAGTTGCTGCGCGAGAACGGGATCGAGCCGACGGTCGTGCAGTACCTCAAGACCCCGCCGACTCGGGCGGAGCTGAAGAAGATGATCGCCGACGCCGGGATCGACGTGCGCACGGCCGTGCGCAAGAAGGAGTCGCTGTACAAGGAGCTGGGGCTCGACAGCGCGTCCGACGACGAGTTGCTGGACGCGATGGCGGCGAACCCGATCCTGATCGAGCGGCCGTTCGTCGTCGGCCCGAAGGGCACCCGGCTGGCCCGCCCGATCGACGCGGTGCACGAGATTCTGTGA
- a CDS encoding LpqN/LpqT family lipoprotein: MSRRGFRLLAAASAAVVAASACGTEPPDYRAVWSTSSSPTSTTPADGEEPVPIALYLERQGVAGQTVPPDKLTDLTVSFPTPKGWQPYFNTNFAPGTRVIARGDTYPIAMLVVLKLTGQFDPREAVKHGYVDAEMSQNFKRLNASMDDFKGFPSAMIEGSYDLNGERMHSYNRIVIATGAPPENQRYLVQFTVTGYADKAVEDSTDIEEIIRGFTVSVPKS, encoded by the coding sequence GTGAGCCGCCGCGGCTTTCGGCTCCTCGCTGCCGCGAGCGCAGCCGTCGTCGCCGCCTCCGCGTGCGGTACCGAGCCGCCGGACTACCGGGCCGTGTGGTCGACGTCGTCGTCGCCGACGTCCACCACGCCGGCCGACGGTGAGGAGCCGGTGCCGATCGCGCTGTATCTCGAACGCCAGGGAGTGGCCGGTCAGACGGTGCCACCGGACAAGCTCACCGACCTGACCGTCAGCTTCCCGACGCCCAAGGGCTGGCAGCCGTACTTCAACACCAACTTCGCGCCGGGCACCCGGGTGATCGCCAGGGGTGACACCTATCCGATCGCGATGCTGGTGGTGCTGAAGCTGACCGGGCAGTTCGACCCGCGCGAGGCCGTCAAGCACGGCTACGTCGACGCGGAGATGTCGCAGAACTTCAAGCGGCTCAACGCCTCCATGGACGACTTCAAGGGTTTCCCGTCGGCGATGATCGAGGGCAGCTACGACCTCAACGGCGAGCGGATGCACTCCTACAACCGCATCGTCATCGCGACCGGCGCCCCGCCGGAGAATCAGCGCTACCTGGTGCAGTTCACCGTGACCGGTTACGCCGACAAGGCCGTCGAGGACTCCACCGACATCGAGGAGATCATCCGCGGGTTCACGGTCTCGGTGCCCAAGTCCTAG